AACAGGTCGCCATGGCCGTCACGCGCCCCCTGCTGGTGTTCGCCACCGTCTTCCGCTACGTCATCATCTTCCTGAACTTCCTCGGGAACAGCGTCGTGCGCCTCTTCGGCATGCGGGCCGTCACCGGGCACCACACCGCGCACTCCGAAGAGGAGATCCGCATGATCGTGTCCGCCAGCAGCCAGGAAGGCGTGCTGGAAAACGACGAGAAGGAACTGCTGTACAACGTCTTCGACCTGTCCGACACCATGGTCCGCAGCATCATGACGCCCCGCGTCGACATGATCGTCACGGACAGTGCCGCGCCCCTGCGCCGCCTGCTCGAACTGAACACCGAGCACGGCTACTCCCGCGTGCCCGTGTACCAGGACACGCCCGACAACATCGTGGGTGTCGCGCACACCAGCGACGTGCTGCGCCACCTCGAAGACCTCGACCACATGACCATCGCCGAACTCATGCGCCCCACCTTCTACATCCCCGAGAGCATGCGCATCAACGACCTGCTCAAGAAGATGCAGGAAAAGAAGAGCCACATGTCCATCGTGGTGGACGAGTTCGGCGGCACCACCGGCCTCGTCACCCTCGAAGACGCCCTCGAAGAGATCGTCGGCGAGATCTACGACGAGGACGACGAGGAAGAGGAAGTGCTCGTGCAGGTGCTCGGCGAGGGCCTGTACCTCATGGACGCCTCCGTCGACGTGGACGAGGTCGAACACCGCCTCGGCATCGTGCTCGACGAGGAGGAGGAGAACGAGTTCGACACGCTCGGCGGCTTCGTCACGCACCACTTCGGTGACATCCCCGAGACGGACGCGCGCTTCATGCACAACGGCTGGTGCTTCACCGTCGAGGAGGCCGACCAGCGCCGCGTCATGAAGGTCCGCGTGGAACGCATGCCGGAACCCGTCCTCGGTGAACTTGAGGCAGAATCAGCCCGTGAGTGACGTGAACCCCACCCCCCCCAGCCAGGCCGCTCCCGACCCGGAACTGCTGAGCGCCGCGCAGGCCGCCTTCCGGAACGCCTACGCCCCCTACAGCCACTTCCACGTCGGCGCGGCCCTCCGCACGCCTGACGGCACCGTCTTCAGCGGCGCGAACGTCGAGAACGCCAGCTACGGCCTCGGCCGCTGCGCCGAACAGTCCGCCGTGCAGGGCATGGCCAGCACCGGCGGACGCGACTTCACCAGCATTCTCGTGTACTCCGAGAGCAGCCCGCCCGCCAGCCCCTGCGGCGCGTGCAGGCAGGTCCTGTTCGAATTCTCGCCGGAAGCGCAGGTGACGTGCGTGAACCACCTCGGCGAGACGATCGAGGGACAGGTCAAGGACTTCCTGCCGCACGGCTTCCGCCTGGAACACTGACCACCGACCCCACACCCTGAACGAGGAGAGGGGCGCGGCCAATCCTGGCTGCGCCCCTCTCTGACGGCCCGGCCACCCCCGTGTCGTTCACGAGGGGTGGCTGCAAGCGTGTCTTACTCTTCGTCCTCGTCGTCGTGCATGCCTTCGCCGTGCGCGTGGCCGTGCTCGAGTTCCTCGGCGGTCGCGTCGCGCACGTCCTTGACGGTCACGTCGAAGTTCAGGGTCTGACCGGCCAGCGGCGGGTTGAAGTCCACCGTCACGTCGTCACCGCTCACGGACACGACCGTGAAGGGGTTGACGCTGCCGTCCTCCGCCTGCGCGAAGTAGCTCGCGCCGATCTCCACGTCGTCGTCGAAGTCGGCGCGGGGGAGCACCTGCACGTTCTCGTCGTCGCGCTCGCCGTAGCCGTCCTCGGGCGACACGGTGACGCTCAGCGTGTCACCCGCCTCGTGCCCTTCGAGGGCCGTTTCCAGGCCGGGAATGATGTTGTTGTGGCCGTGCAGGTACACGAGCGGATCGCCGACCTCACTCTGATCGACGATCTCGCCGTCCACCTTCAGCACGTACTCGATTTCGACCACCTTGTCTTGAGCGATTTTCATAGTTGATCCTCCTGCGTTGGCCACATCTTGCGACGCCAAAGCATACCGTGAACGGCGCGCACCTGTACCGGCCCGGCAAGAGATCGCCTTAAGGTGTGCTATACTCTGGCGCTTACACCCGGGAGGGTGACGGCGCGGCCGGCGACAGATTCCCGCCAGCTCGCGACACCGAAGGAATCAGGACGGGCCGGGAAGAAGGTCCCAGCCCGCCCATCACTTTCACGCGCTGCCCGGACCCGGTCCGGGCCACCCCGGCTGGAATCTGCCGGTCCGAGGTACACATGCACAAAGTCGCCATCGTGGGCCGCCCCAACGTGGGCAAGTCCAGTCTGTTCAACCGTCTCGTCGGCCGCCGTGAAGCGGTCGTCGCCGACTTCCCCGGCGTCACCCGCGACGCCAAGGAAGGCACCATGCTGTACCAGAACCACCGCATCACGCTCATCGACACGGGCGGCCTGTGGAGCGGCGACGAGTGGGAACAGGCGATCCGCGAGAAGGCCGAGTGGGCCATGGAAGGCTCGCAGGCCGTGATCTTCGTGCTCGACCCGCGCGAGGGCCTGTCCGCCGCCGACTACGAGGTCGCCGAGTGGCTGCGCCGCCTCGGGAAGCCCGTCATCCTCATCGCGAACAAGATCGACAGCGTCACGCACAACAGCTACCTCGCGGAACTGTGGGGCCTGGGCTTCGGCGAGCCGCTCCCCGTCAGCGCCGAGCACGCGCGCGGCCTGGACGACCTGATGGACCGCGTGCTGGAGTACCTGCCGGAAGACACCGAGGACATCCCCGACATCGCGCCCATCCGCATCTCGTTCATCGGGCGGCCCAACGTCGGCAAGAGCAGCCTCCTGAACGCCCTCACGCAGAGCGAACGCGTGATCGTGGCCGACCAGCCCGGCACCACCCGCGACAGCGTGGACGTGGAATGGGATTACGCCGGGCAGCGCTTCGTGCTGGTCGACACGGCCGGCATCCGGAAACGGCCCGACACGGCCATCGAGGACTTCGCGATGCAGCGCTCCCAGACGGCCATCGAGCGCAGCGACGTGATCTGGCTGGTCGTGAACGCCGACGAGATCGGCGACCACGAACTGAAGCTCGCGAACCTCGCGTACGAGAGCGGCAAGCCCGTCATCGTGGTCGTGAACAAATGGGACCTCATCCCGGACGAGGACCTGAAACTCACCGAGAAGGAACTCAACCAGAAGCTCTTCCACATCCAGTACGCGCCGCGCGTCTTCACGAGCGCCGTGAACGAGTACGGCATCCACGAGATGCTCGCCGAAGCCATGAAGCTGTACGACAAGTGGAAGGCCCGCGTCCCCACCGCCGAACTCAACCGCTGGCTGGGCGTGTGGCTCATGAAGCAGCGCGTCCCGAACTTCCAGGGCCGCAACCTCCGCATGTACTTCATGACGCAGGTCGAGACGGCGCCGCCCACCTTCGCGATCTTCTGCAACCGCGAGGACTACGTGACGCGCGCCTACGAGGGCTTCCTGATGAACCGCATCCGCGAGGACCTCGACCTGGCCGGCATCCCCGTCAAGCTGAAGTGGAAGCAGAAGGGTGCTTTCAACAAGAAGGGCGGCGACGACGACGACGATCAGGCCGACAAGAAGAAGAAGCCCACCCACCACCGCGAGCCGAGCAAGGCCGAGAGCGTCAAGGCCGCGAAGGCCGCCGCGAGCGGCGAGAAGCCCGAACGCAAGTCCCGCGCCGAGCGCCGCGACCCGGCCGAGAAGAAGGTCCGCCCGGAACGCCCCCGTTCCGCCCGGTCCCGCGCCAACGAATCCTGACCCCGGACCGGCCCGGGAACGCAGCACACCGGGAACGCAGCACACAGGGAAAGCAATACACAGAGCAGGAGCCCCCATCGTGCGGGGCTCCTGCTCTCCTGTTCCGGGCCGGGCATCTGCCGTCATACGGTTCGAGGAGGTGAGCTGCCGTTGCTGTTCCCGGCCTCCGCGGAACCGGATCAACACCGGACTTGTCGGTGCGCGCTTCGCTCGGCTGAACTCCAGGCGTTCAGCTCAACACCGTATTACAGTTCCAGCGGCGCGGCCCGTCCCGCGCTGAGCTGGGCGAGTACCGCGCCCAGCAGGATGCCCGCCCCGCCCAGCAGCACGGCGGCCCGCAGCGGCTCGTGCAGGAACACGGCGGCCAGCAGCACCGTCCAGAGCGGCTCGGTGGTCGCGACGACCGACGCGCGCGCCGCGCCGATCCGGGCGACCGCGCCGTACAGGGCGGGCACGGCCACCAGGGTCGGCAGGAACGCCAGTCCCAGCACCACGCCCCACTGCGCCGCTCCGGTGGGGACGCGCAGCGTGTGCGTGAAGAGGTCCGTCACGCCGAAGTACGCGGCGGCACTGAGCGACATGAACGCCGTGCTCGCGAGCGGCGGCACGCCCGTCAGCCAGCGTTCCGACCCGAGCAGGTACAGGCCGTACAGCGCGGCGGCCAGCACCCCGAACAGCAGTCCGGCCGGGTCGTGGTCGCCCGGGCCGGGCAGGCCCACCACCAGCCCCAGGCCCGCCACGGTGAACGCGATCCCCACCAGCTGCAGCCGCGCGGGCCGCCGCCCGCCCAGCGCGAGGAACAGCAGCACAAACGCCGGAGCGAGGTACAGCAGCAGCGACGTCGTTCCGGCACTGACGCGCCCCAGCGCCAGGAAGTACGCGTGCGTGGCGAGGCAGTACAGCAGGCCGGTGCCCAGCATGCGGCCCTGCACGCCGCGCGGCAGGCCCCGCGCGAACGGCAGCAGCAGGAGGGCCACCAGCCCGAACCGCCACGGGAGGGCCGCCAGGGCAGGCAGGCCAGTCTGCGCCGACAGCTTCCCCAGGATCCCGAGGGTGGAGAAGCCGAGCGCGGCCGTCAGGGCGAGCGGCACGCCGCGCCCGGCGGACGCCGCGTGGCCCGCTGGTGCGGTGGGGGAGGCCGGAGGGGCGGTGGAGGGCATGCGGACAGCGTAGTGCAGGTCCTGCTCCGGCCGCGCGCGCTGTAGAGGCAGGGGTGGGCGCGCCGGTCATGTTCGCTTGCGGGGGTCCGGCCTGCCAGCTAGCCTTCATGAAGATGAAGAAGATTCTCATGACTGCCCTTCTCGCCTCGGTCCTCTCGCCGCTCGCCTCGGCCAGCAGCGTCAACCTGACCTCCGGCGGCGGCTTCGGCCTGATCGGCGCGAGCTACGAGGCCACCCTGACGCCCAGTACCGCCCTGGAGGTCGGGGTCGGCAGCTTCTTCGGTAACTTCGACGCCGTGCTCGGCGTGAAGTACTTCTTCCAGGGCGACGATCAGGGACCGTACCTGTCGGGCCGGGCCTTCGTGTTTCCGGGCTCGACCAGCGCGGTCTTCGGTGGGACCGTGACGGGCGGGTACCGACGCGTGTTCAGTCCCCTGCAGTTCAGCTTCGAGGCCGGCGGCGGCATCGTCGGCGCGACCGGGCCGGGCGGGTCGGCCGTGGCGCTGCCCGTCCTGAGCGTCAGCGTCGGCTACCGCTTCTGACGCGTCCCTGGCGGCAATCCCGGCGCTGAGCGGCGCCATGCGGCCCCCGGTCCAGCCTCGTGCTCGGCCGGGGGCCGCGCGCTGTGCGGCTGGCGTGGACCTGACGTGCGCGTGGTGTGGTGCTTGTCCGGTCTGTGACACGTTCCGTTCGCGCGGGCGTGCGATAATGCCCGCCATGAGCGTCATTCCCTATGTGATCGAGCAGACCGGGCGCGGCGAGCGGATGTACGACATCTACTCGCGGCTGCTGAAAGACCGCATCATTTTCATGGGGACGCCCATCGACTCGCAGGTGGCGAACACCATCGTGGCGCAGTTGCTGCTGCTGGACAGCCAGAATCCGGAGCAGGAGATCCAGATGTACATCAACTGCCCGGGCGGCGAGGTGTACGCCGGGCTCGCCATCTACGACACCATGCGGTACATCAAGGCGCCGGTGTCCACCATCTGCGTCGGCATCGCGATGAGCATGGGCAGCGTGCTGCTCATGGCGGGCGACAAGGGCAAGCGCATGGCGCTCCCCAACAGCCGCATCATGATTCACCAGGGCTCCAGCGGCTTCCGTGGCAACACGCCGGACGTGGAGGTGCAGGCCAAGGAGACGCTGTACCTGCGTGACCGTCTGGTGGACATCTACAACAAGCACACCGATCTGCCGCACGACAAGCTGCTGCGGGACATGGAGCGCGACTACTTCATGAACCCGCAGGAGGCCATGAAGTACGGCCTGATCGATCAGGTGATCGAGAACACCCGCGAGTCGCGGGCGCAGGACGAGTAAAGGGGGGAATGTATGGCCGACAAGTGTTCTTTCTGTGGGCGCAGTCACCCGCAAATCGCGCAGCTGATCGAGGCGCCGGGGCGCGCGGCGTTCATCTGTAACGAGTGCGCCGAGCGGGCGAGCGACCTCGTCAAGCAGAACAAGCCCTCGGGGTCGGAGTTCGTGCTGGAGGAACTGCCGAGCCCCAAGGAGATCAAGGCGTACCTGGACGAGTTCGTGATCGGTCAGGACGAGGCCAAGAAGGCCATGGCGGTCGCGGTGGTGAGCCACTACCAGCGGCTCGCTCACCCGGACGCGAATCTCGGCAAGAGCAACATCCTGCTGGTCGGCCCGACCGGGACCGGCAAGACGCTGCTCGCGCAGAGCCTCGCGGAGATGCTGGAGGTGCCGTTCGCGATCGCGGACGCCACGACGCTCACCGAGGCCGGGTACGTCGGTGACGACGTGGAGAACGTGATCGTGCGCCTGCTGCAGGCGGCGGATTACGACGTGGCTGCCGCCGAGCGCGGCATCATCTACATCGACGAGATCGACAAGATCGCGCGCAAGTCCGAGGGGACGAGCATCACGCGTGACGTGTCGGGCGAGGGCGTGCAGCAGGCCCTGCTGAAGATCATCGAGGGGACGGTGAGCCAGGTTCCGCCGCAGGGTGGCCGCAAGCACCCGCAGCAGGAGCTGGTGCAGGTGAACACGAAGAACATCCTGTTCATCGTGGGCGGCGCCTTCGACGGGATCGCGGACATCACGCGCGCCCGCACGAACGTCCGCAGCCTGGGGTTCGGCAGCGAGCACAAGGGCGACGAGAAGGAGGACCTGCGTTTCCAGCCGGAGGACCTCGTGAAGTTCGGGTTGATTCCGGAGTTCGTGGGTCGTCTGCCGCTGGTGGTGCAGCTTCAGGAGCTGGACGAGTCGGCGCTGGTGCGGATCCTGACGGAGCCGACGGGCGCGATCATCAAGCAGTACCAGACGCTGTTCGGCTTTCAGGGCATCGACCTGAGCTTCACGGACGAGGCGCTGCTGGAGGTGGCGCGTCAGGCGAAGCTGCGCGGGACCGGTGCGCGTGGACTGCGTGCGGTGCTGGAGCGGGCGATGACGGACCTGCTGTTCGAACTGCCGATCGAGAAGCTGAAGGCGATGCGGTTCGACGTGGATCACATCGAGCATCCGCTGCGGCTACTTGAGTCTAAGGGACTCAAGAAGTCTGCCTGAAGGCGCTGCAGCAAACTTAGCAACCAAGATTACAGCCACCCGGCCGTTCAACCCGTAGACTTCGGGTCAGCCTGGGTGGCTGTTTCCTATACCCGGGGCACGTGGACTATACTGAACAAATTCAGCATCGAACCGTCCCCACATCCACTGCACGACCTGCCATCATCCGCCACCCGACGCGCAAGGAGTCCGAATGAACTGGGAATTACCCGTTGTTGCCCTCAGAAATCTGGTCGTCCTGCCCGGGACCACCACGCAAGTCGACGTGGGTCGCCCCAAGAGCAAACGCTCCGTGGACGAGGCCCAGGCCAGTGACCGCCGCGTGCTGCTCGTCACCCAGCGTGAAAGCCGCACCGACGACCCCACCCTCGGCGAACTGTACGAGATCGGCGTGCTCGCCGTCCTGAAACAGCTCGTCCGCCTGCCCGACAACACCTACCAGGTGCTCGTCGAAGCGCAGGAACGTGTCCGCATCCTCGAACAGGTGCCCGGCGCCACCCTGCGCGTGCGCGTCGAGACGCTCACCACCCTGCCCGTCACCGGCGAGACCGCCGAGCGCGAGGTGCAGGTCTTCATGCAGGAAGCCAAGAACGGCTTCGAGGAATACCAGCGCCAGAACAAGAGCCTGCGCCTCGACAACTACCAGCTGGACGCCATCAAGGCCCTCAGCAACCCCGGCGAACTCGCCGACCAGATCACGCACCACGCGACCTGGACCAACGAGGAGAAGCAGAACGTCCTCGAGACGCTCGGCGTCCGTGAGCGCCTCGAAGCGGTCGTGAAGTACCTCAACCGCGACCTCGAACGCTTCAACATGGACAAGAAGATCGCGGGCCGCGTCAAGGAGCAGATGGACTCCAACCAGCGCGAGTACTACCTGCGCGAACAGATGAAGGCCATCGGCAAGGAACTCGGCGGCGGCGAGGACGGCCCGGCCGAAGTCGAAGCGCTGCGCGAGAAGATCGAGGCGGCCGGCATGCCCGCCGAAGTCAAGGAGAAGGCCCTCAAGGAACTCCTGCGCCTGGAACGCACGCCCGGCGGCAGCCCCGAAGGGACCGTCGTGCGCAACTACATTGACTGGCTGGTCGACGTGCCGTGGAGCAAGCGCGACGAGGAAGTGCTCGACATCGTCCGCACGCGCGGCATCCTCGACGACGACCACTACGGACTCGACGACGTCAAGGAACGCATCCTGGAGTTCCTCGCAGTGCGCCAGCTGACGCACAAGCCCGACGAACTCGACGAGAACGGCGTCAAGAAGCAGCGCAGCGCCGAGGAACGCATCGAGGACGCCGAACTGCGCGCGCCCATCCTGTGCCTCGTCGGCCCTCCCGGCGTCGGCAAGACCAGCCTCGGCAAGAGCATCGCCCGCAGCCTCAACCGCAAGTTCGTCCGCATGGCCCTCGGCGGCGTGCGCGACGAGGCCGAGATCCGCGGTCACCGCCGCACGTACATCGGCAGCATGCCCGGCCGCATCATCCAGGGCATGAAGAACGCCGCCGTCGTCAACCCCATCGTCCTGCTGGACGAGGTCGACAAGATGAGCAGCGACTGGCGCGGCGACCCCAGCAGCGCCATGCTGGAAGTGCTGGACCCTGAACAGAACCACACCTTCCAGGACCACTACCTCGAAGTGCCGTACGACCTGTCGCAGGTCATGTTCATCACAACTGCGAACAGCCTCTCCACCATCCCGCGCCCCCTGCTGGACCGCATGGAAGTCATCACCATCCCCGGCTACACGCAGGTCGAGAAGCTGGAGATCGCCAGACGCTACCGCCTGCCCCGCCAGCTGCGCGGGCACGGCCTGCAGGGCCGCGTGGACGTCACCGACGCCGCGCTGCGCCGCGTGATCGAGGAATACACCATGGAGTCCGGCGTGCGAAACCTCGACCGCCAGATCAGCAAGCTGGCCCGCAAGGCCGCCCGCGAACTGCTGGAGCACCCCTGGGAAGGCGTCAAGACCATCGACGCCGACAACGTCCCCCACTACCTCGGCGTGCCCCTGCACCGCCCGGACCGCATGGAGAAGGAAGCGCAGGTCGGCGTGGCCCAGGGCCTCGCGTGGACCAGCGTGGGCGGCACCATGCTGGTGGTCGAGGCGCTCGCCACGCCCGGCAGCGGCAAGATCAACATGACGGGCAGCCTGGGCGACGTCATGAAGGAAAGCGTCTCGGCCGCCGTCGCGTACCTGCGCGCGCACGCCGAGCAGTACGGCGCGGACCCCGAGTTCTACAAGAAGATGGACCTGCACGTCCACTTCCCCGACGGTGCCACCCCCAAGGACGGCCCCTCGGCCGGCATCACCATTGCGACCGCTGTCGCCAGCGCCATCACGGGCCGCCCCGCCCGCATGGACGTCGCCATGACCGGCGAGATCAGCCTGCGCGGCCGCGTGCTGCCCATCGGCGGCCTGAAGGAGAAACTGCTCGCCGCGCACCAGGGCGGCATCCGCGAGGTGATCGTCCCGCGCGACAACGAGCCGAACCTGCAGGACCTGCCCGACAGCATCCGGGGCGACCTCAAGATCCACATCGCCGATCAGGTCGGTGAGGTCCTCGACCTGCTGCTGCTCGGCAAGCCCGAAACCGCCCAGACCACGCCGCCCCCGGCCGGCCTGAGCAAGAGCACCCAGCCCGGCGCGTAACCCGGGGCACGTGAAGGCAGCGGAACTGGCATGGCCCGGTTCCGCTGCCTTCCGTGCTGGAGGGCGCCCCGTTTGTTCAGGGTCAGACGTGGGACCCGCGTCCGGGCCTGCCCGCACCCACATCCCGCCCCGTATCCCATACAATGACGCAGACGCTTCGCGTGGAGCCGCGCAGAGGAGTGGGTTCTGCGCCGACCAGAAGAACCGGCCACCGGCAGCTCTGATCCGTTCCGCACGTTGTTTTACCTCCCTGGGATACTGTGCCAGGGAGCGTTCGTGGACACCGCCTCCGGGCACGGTGTCCTGAGTACCGAGCATCACCGCGCGGCCGGACGGGTTCCGGGCAGGCGCGCCGAAGGGGAGAGGTCATGACCAAGGGTTCATCAGCCAGAAAGCCGGACAGCAGACGATCAGACAACCGCAAACAGGACGCTGCTCGCCCGGACCGCCGCAGCACCGAGCAGCAGAAAGCCGAACGCAAGGCCGAGTACCGCGCCGCCGCCGAACCGCGCCCGAAGGTGCCGTCCGTCAGCATGGAACTCAGCATCGAGAAGATCGTCGCGGGCGGCCTCGGCCTCGCCCGCACCGACGCGGGCGTCGTCCTCGTGCGCGGCGCGCTGCCCGGCGAGACGGTCCGCGCCGACGTGCGCCCCGGCAAGGGCGTCAACCAAGGCGTGACGCGCGAAGTGCTCACCCGCAGCCCCGACCGCGTGGACGCGCCGAACCTGCCCACCACCGACCTCGCGCACGCCAGCTACGACGCGCAGCTGCGCTACAAGCGCGAGTTCGTGCAGGAAGCCATGAGCCGCATCGCGAAACTCGGGGAGGAGCAGGTGCAGGCCGTCGCGCCGACCGTGCCCAGCCCCCGCGAGTGGGCGTACCGCAACACCGCGCAGTACCTCGTGACGCCCGAGGGCCTCGCGTACCGCGAGCGGCGCAGCAACGCCGCCCTGTCGGTGGAACGCGACCCGCTCATCATGGAGAACATCCAGACGATCATCCGCCTGCTGGACGTCAGCAAGCTCGAAGGCGTGCAGGAACTCAGCCTGCGCGGCAGCCGCCTGACGGGCGAGGTCGTCGCGACCCTCATCGCGCCGGGCGAACCGCGCGCGTACCTGCGTGCCGCCGACGAACTCATGGACTGCGGCGTGGTCGGCGTGTCACTCGCCGCGCCCGCCGGACGCCGATTCAGCGCGGGCGTGCAGCTCGTGGCGGGCGAGAGCGAGATCATGGAGCAGTACGGCAACGTCAAGGTGAGCGTCAGCGCGTCCGGCTTCGCGCAGATCAACCCAGAAGCGGCGGGACTCGCGTACATCGCGGCCGCGCGCCTCGCCGGGAACGGCCCGCATGCCGTGGACCTGTACGGTGGGAGCGGCGCGATCGGCCGTCACCTCGCCCCGAACTTCGGGCGGGTCGTGGTGCTCGACACGGACTTCGACGCGCTGGCCCGCGGCCGTCACGACGTGCGCCTCGCGGGGGAACGCAACCTCACCTTCCGCGACGGGGACGCCGCTCAGCTGTACCACTCCAGCCTGCAGGCGGGCGTGATCGTGGTCGACCCGCCACGCGTGGGCCTGTCCGAGATGGCGCGCGACGCCCTGCACGACAGCTCCGCCCTGAAGGTCGTGTACGTGTCCTGCGACCCGGCCACCTGGGCGCGCGACGTGGGCGACCTCGTGAAGCGCGGCTGGACACTGGGACAGGTGACGCCGCACGACTTCTACCCGCAGACGAGTCATGTGGAGGTCGTCAGCGTCCTCACGCGCACCGAACTGCCGGAACGCGCCGTGCCGGAAGACGCCGTGGATACCACCGCGCCCACCGAGCAGTAAGAAAAGACAGTTCGGGGGCGGCGACCTGCGTGCGGGTCGCCGCCCCCGACCGTTCCGGGTCACGTCAGGCCGAGGCGGTGCAGCAGGGGAGGGCCGAGCACGTCCGCGCCCACCAGCACCGCGGCGGCGCATGCGAGCAGCACGGCGCCCGCCGCCGCGTCCTTCGCGACCTTCGCGAGTGGGTGACGGTCCGGGCTGACGAGGTCCACGACCGCTTCGAGCGCCGTGTTGAGCAGTTCCAGGCTCAGCACGAGGCCGCACGCGAGCAGGACGGGCGCGAGCGGCGCGCGCACCCACACGGCCGTCAGGACCGCGACCGTGCCGAGCGTCACCTCGATCCTGAAGTTCCGCTGGCTGGCCCAGCCGTACCGTATGCCCGCCAGCGCGAATCCCGCCGACACCAGCCAGCGGCGCACGCCTTACCGGTCCGCCGGGGCGTCCGGCAGGGCCGCCTGCGCGACCAGCCAGTGCTCGTGGAACACCGCCCACTCCGGCCCGACCGCGCCTTCCTCGTAGCCCAGGCCGTCCGCGTGCGGGTGGTCGTGCCCCAGCAGGTGCGTGAGGCCGTGGCTGGCGAGCAGCGCCACCTCGCGCGCGAGGCTGTGCCCGCGCGCGTCCGCCTGCCGCTGCGCGGTGTCCAGGCTGATGAAGATGTCTCCCAGGTGCGGCGGCATGAAGGGGTCGCCCGGCTCCCAGCTCGGGAAGCTCAGCACGTCCGTCGCGGCAGCCGGGTCGATGTCCTCTTCGGGCATCGTCTCGCGTTTCAGCTGCCGGATGGCGCGGTCGCCGACGATCACCACCGTCACCTCGCGCTCCTCCATCCCGAGGTGCGTCATCAGGGCGTCCAGGCTGGCGCGCAGCTGCGGGCGCAGACCGGCGGGCGGCGTCTTGCGGATGTGCAGATCGATCACCGCGTCAGGATAGAGCCTGCAGGCCCGCCCGACGGTGCGGGCGGTGACACGGGCGCCCCGCCGGGCACGGGAACGCCCCGGAAGCGCGAGGCGTCCGGGGCGAGGCGGTGGAAGGAATGCCCTTACTGTTCCCGGCATCCCCGGAATCGGATCAAAACCGGGTCAGTCCTGCGCGGCACTGGTGGCGGGAGCGGTGTCGCTGTCCGCCTCAGGAATGCTCTGCAGGTCGCCCCGGCGCGCGGCGCGGCGGTCCTGTTCCTGCTCCTCGGCCGTCTCGTACGCGCGGATGATACGGCCCACGAGCGGGTGACGCACCACGTCCACGTCCGTGAACTCATGGAAGGCGATGCCTTCGATGCGGCTCAGGACGCGTTTCGCGACGGCGAGGCCCGACGTGACGTGGCGCGGCAGGTCGATCTGCGTGATATCGCCCGTCACGACCACCTTGCTGGAGAAACCCATGCGCGTCAGGAACATCTTCATCTGCTCGCCGGTCGTGTTCTGCGCCTCGTCCAGAATGATGAACGCGTCGTTCAGGGTGCGGCCGCGCATGAAGGCCAGCGGGGCGACCTCGATCACGCCGCTCGTCAGGTACGCCTCGAACTTCTCCTGGTCGAGCATGTCGCCGAGCGCGTCGTACAGGGGGCGCAGGTACGGGTCGATCTTGGCCTGCAGGTCGCCGGGCAGGAAGCCGAGCTTCTCGCCCGCCTCGACGGCCGGACGCGTCAGGATCACGCGCTTGACCTTCTTGGCCTTGAGGGCGTTGACGGCCATCGCGACCGCGAGGTACGTCTTGCCCGTCCCGGCGGGACCGACGCCGAAGGTGATGTCGCTCTTGTCGATCAGGTCCAGGTACAGTTTCTGGCCGGGCGTCTTGGGTTTCAGGCCGCGCGGCAGGGCGGGGCTGCCCTGCGTCTCGGCGGACAGGCTGCGCCCCTCGCCGCTCAGGCGCGACACGCGCAGCACGGCGTCCGGGGTGAGTTCCGTGCCGCTGCGGACGAGGGCGAGCGCGTCCTCGATCATGCGGACGGCCACGTCGACGGGCGCGGCTTCGCCCTGCACGCTGATGGTTTCGCCACGGGCCGTGATCCTC
This genomic window from Deinococcus aquiradiocola contains:
- a CDS encoding hemolysin family protein yields the protein MNDILGIVALVVLVLLNGFFVAAEFSLVSVRRTRIDQLAEEGNTAARAAQRAIKNLDLVIAATQLGITMASLGIGFIAEPAIEHLVSPLLRDVGITSEKTIHAFGFGIAFAISTVLHIVFGELAPKSLALQRSEQVAMAVTRPLLVFATVFRYVIIFLNFLGNSVVRLFGMRAVTGHHTAHSEEEIRMIVSASSQEGVLENDEKELLYNVFDLSDTMVRSIMTPRVDMIVTDSAAPLRRLLELNTEHGYSRVPVYQDTPDNIVGVAHTSDVLRHLEDLDHMTIAELMRPTFYIPESMRINDLLKKMQEKKSHMSIVVDEFGGTTGLVTLEDALEEIVGEIYDEDDEEEEVLVQVLGEGLYLMDASVDVDEVEHRLGIVLDEEEENEFDTLGGFVTHHFGDIPETDARFMHNGWCFTVEEADQRRVMKVRVERMPEPVLGELEAESARE
- the cdd gene encoding cytidine deaminase — encoded protein: MSDVNPTPPSQAAPDPELLSAAQAAFRNAYAPYSHFHVGAALRTPDGTVFSGANVENASYGLGRCAEQSAVQGMASTGGRDFTSILVYSESSPPASPCGACRQVLFEFSPEAQVTCVNHLGETIEGQVKDFLPHGFRLEH
- a CDS encoding FKBP-type peptidyl-prolyl cis-trans isomerase — encoded protein: MKIAQDKVVEIEYVLKVDGEIVDQSEVGDPLVYLHGHNNIIPGLETALEGHEAGDTLSVTVSPEDGYGERDDENVQVLPRADFDDDVEIGASYFAQAEDGSVNPFTVVSVSGDDVTVDFNPPLAGQTLNFDVTVKDVRDATAEELEHGHAHGEGMHDDEDEE
- the der gene encoding ribosome biogenesis GTPase Der, with amino-acid sequence MHKVAIVGRPNVGKSSLFNRLVGRREAVVADFPGVTRDAKEGTMLYQNHRITLIDTGGLWSGDEWEQAIREKAEWAMEGSQAVIFVLDPREGLSAADYEVAEWLRRLGKPVILIANKIDSVTHNSYLAELWGLGFGEPLPVSAEHARGLDDLMDRVLEYLPEDTEDIPDIAPIRISFIGRPNVGKSSLLNALTQSERVIVADQPGTTRDSVDVEWDYAGQRFVLVDTAGIRKRPDTAIEDFAMQRSQTAIERSDVIWLVVNADEIGDHELKLANLAYESGKPVIVVVNKWDLIPDEDLKLTEKELNQKLFHIQYAPRVFTSAVNEYGIHEMLAEAMKLYDKWKARVPTAELNRWLGVWLMKQRVPNFQGRNLRMYFMTQVETAPPTFAIFCNREDYVTRAYEGFLMNRIREDLDLAGIPVKLKWKQKGAFNKKGGDDDDDQADKKKKPTHHREPSKAESVKAAKAAASGEKPERKSRAERRDPAEKKVRPERPRSARSRANES
- a CDS encoding EamA family transporter encodes the protein MPSTAPPASPTAPAGHAASAGRGVPLALTAALGFSTLGILGKLSAQTGLPALAALPWRFGLVALLLLPFARGLPRGVQGRMLGTGLLYCLATHAYFLALGRVSAGTTSLLLYLAPAFVLLFLALGGRRPARLQLVGIAFTVAGLGLVVGLPGPGDHDPAGLLFGVLAAALYGLYLLGSERWLTGVPPLASTAFMSLSAAAYFGVTDLFTHTLRVPTGAAQWGVVLGLAFLPTLVAVPALYGAVARIGAARASVVATTEPLWTVLLAAVFLHEPLRAAVLLGGAGILLGAVLAQLSAGRAAPLEL
- the clpP gene encoding ATP-dependent Clp protease proteolytic subunit; translation: MPAMSVIPYVIEQTGRGERMYDIYSRLLKDRIIFMGTPIDSQVANTIVAQLLLLDSQNPEQEIQMYINCPGGEVYAGLAIYDTMRYIKAPVSTICVGIAMSMGSVLLMAGDKGKRMALPNSRIMIHQGSSGFRGNTPDVEVQAKETLYLRDRLVDIYNKHTDLPHDKLLRDMERDYFMNPQEAMKYGLIDQVIENTRESRAQDE